In Dioscorea cayenensis subsp. rotundata cultivar TDr96_F1 chromosome 9, TDr96_F1_v2_PseudoChromosome.rev07_lg8_w22 25.fasta, whole genome shotgun sequence, a genomic segment contains:
- the LOC120268590 gene encoding uncharacterized protein LOC120268590: MAHVISTSGRSPLGRKWWTNFLCRYFPPSKAARLRQEISAFRQGDSETLFEAHERFKDLLRKCPHHGFSSWMRIQTLCNGLNYATRQLIDAAAGGSLSSKTPENAEILIKNMASNECHWSTRQKPPKAARIYEINDNTELAAKVEALTKRFDQFVLGTSSNSGAVLSCETCGTGHATVQSPISIALDTPVETVDYVGGAPRGPGNPYGNTYNPGWRNHTNFSWGQQQQHRPPQPQGLPPQSLQQPEKKFTTKDVLARFMISTEAKFVNINNQFAEVNTVLRNVQASIQSLDNQVGQLARVNSERPPGSLPSNTENNPREHLKAVTLKRGKQVEARAEEGSSTKKNGVAIQEDPKPSESEVEGRKEKQDEETLQLPTPKGAEYKPVIPLCG; encoded by the coding sequence ATGGCTCACGTCATTAGCACCAGTGGTCGatcaccacttggaaggaaatggtggacaAATTTCTTATGTAggtatttcccaccaagcaaagcCGCTAGATTGAGGCAAGAGATTTCTGCATTCCGACAAGGGGACTCCGAGACACTCTTTGAGgcacatgagagattcaaggatctcctacgcAAGTGTCCCCATCATGGCTTTTCCTCGTGGATGAGGATCCAGACGCTTTGCAATGGCCTGAATTATGCAACCAGACAGCTCATCGATGCTGCAGCGGGGGGGTCATTGAGTAGTAAAACCCCTGAGAATGCTGAAATCTTGATTAAAAACATGGCAAGTAATGAGTGTCATTGGTCTACTAGGCAAAAACCCCCTAAGGCAGCTAgaatttatgagataaatgaCAACACTGAGCTAGCCGCCAAGGTTGAGGCCCTAACAAAGAGATTTGATCAGTTTGTGTTGGGTACGAGCTCAAATTCTGGTGCAGTTTTGTCTTGCGAGACTTGTGGGACCGGGCATGCTACTGTTCAGTCCCCAATTTCAATAGCCTTAGATACCCCAGTTGagacagttgattatgttgggggagCTCCCAGAGGCCCGGGGAATCCTTATGGAAACACatataatccggggtggaggaatcacaCAAATTTTTCTTGGGGTCAACAACAGCAACATCGGCCCCCGCAACCACAGGGACTTCCACCTCAATCTCTTCAGCAGCCCGAGAAGAAGTTCACTACTAAAGATGTGTTAGCGAGATTTATGATCAGTACCGAGgcaaaatttgtgaacatcaacaatcaatTCGCTGAAGTGAACACTGTTTTGAGGAATGTTCAGGCCTCCATTCAATCATTGGATAACCAAGTTGGGCAACTTGCTAGGGTAAATTCGGAGCGCCCACCGGGTAGCTTACCTAGTAACACTGAAAATAATCCGAGGGAGCATTTGAAAGCCGTCACTCTCAAGAGAGGGAAACAGGTGGAAGCACGAGCCGAGGAGGGCTCAAGCACTAAAAAGAATGGGGTAGCCATACAGGAAGACCCTAAGCCATCTGAGAGTGAAGTTGAAGGAAGAAAGGAAAAGCAAGATGAGGAAACCCTTCAACTACCAACACCAAAGGGTGCCGAGTACAAGCCGGTCATTCCCCTATGCGGCTAG